From Schistocerca gregaria isolate iqSchGreg1 chromosome 10, iqSchGreg1.2, whole genome shotgun sequence, one genomic window encodes:
- the LOC126293730 gene encoding uncharacterized protein LOC126293730, with the protein MHVRLSTRRRRRRRLMASAHVSRTRKQKCIKAEVEAYTPQAYWLHMLKFLDQATEADESVCNIESTESESERATPTFDEMFEHEMQEPVACSEVQPQPQPLRQEQPPTKRRKVTPDVATDVMVEASRTRTVLAMSAIALPVREDRYGTLGAHIAADLREMEKVGGKEFTTATMQRNLMDRWDLLHATTQAQLPRLGISGLPRSRLE; encoded by the exons ATGCATGTACGGCTGAGtacacgaagaagaagaagaagaagattaatgGCCTCCGCACACGTTAGTCGTACGAGAAAGCAAAA ATGCATAAAAGCAGAAGTGGAGGCATATACTCCACAAGCGTACTGGTTGCACATGCTGAAATTTCTAGACCAGGCAACGGAGGCGGACGAGAGTGTCTGCAACATAGAAAGCACTGAAAGTGAAAGTGAACGTGCCACACCAACGTTCGATGAAATGTTTGAG CACGAGATGCAAGAGCCTGTCGCATGTAGCGAGGTACAGCCACAGCCCCAGCCCCTGCGTCAAGAGCAGCCTCCCACTAAAAGGAGGAAAGTCACACCAGACGTGGCAACAGACGTCATGGTGGAGGCCAGCAGGACACGTACAGTTCTGGCAATGTCAGCCATAGCCTTGCCTGTCCGAGAAGACCGCTACGGTACCCTTGGTGCCCACATCGCAGCAGATCTGCGTGAAATGGAAAAAGTGGGTGGCAAGGAATTCACCACGGCTACAATGCAGCGGAATTTAATGGACAGGTGGGATTTGCTGCATGCGACAACCCAAGCACAACTTCCGCGTCTGGGTATATCCGGGCTGCCTCGCAGCAGGCTGGAATAG